A genome region from Tolypothrix sp. PCC 7712 includes the following:
- a CDS encoding DegT/DnrJ/EryC1/StrS family aminotransferase, producing MIPFVDLKTQYLSIKDEIDTAVLKVLESTQFVLGNEVKALEAEFADYCNADFGIAVNTGTSALHLALLAAGIGAGDEVITVPFTFVATAAAICYTGARPVFVDIDPITYTIDVNKIERAITERTKAILPVHLYGQPADMEPIMEIARRHGLTVIEDAAQAHGAEYKGQRVGSIGDIGCFSFYPGKNLGAYGEGGMIVTNNPEYTHTMQMLRDWGQERRYHHVLKGYNYRMDGIQGAILRVKLRYIEEWTEARRTHAAQYNQLLANTGLTTPVALPHNRHVYHVYAVRTSQREWLQQQLNAQEIQTGIHYPIPVHLQTAYSDLDYKPGDFPHSELAAREVLSLPMYAELTATQVSKVANSLQNILQGVAV from the coding sequence GTGATTCCATTCGTAGATCTCAAAACTCAATATCTCAGCATCAAAGATGAAATTGATACTGCTGTTCTCAAAGTCTTAGAAAGTACTCAATTCGTTTTGGGTAATGAAGTTAAAGCCTTAGAAGCAGAATTTGCTGACTATTGCAACGCAGACTTTGGTATCGCTGTCAATACAGGTACTAGCGCCCTCCATCTAGCATTATTAGCAGCAGGTATTGGTGCAGGCGATGAAGTCATTACTGTACCTTTTACCTTTGTCGCCACAGCAGCCGCGATTTGTTATACCGGAGCCAGACCAGTTTTTGTTGATATCGATCCGATTACCTACACTATAGATGTCAACAAAATCGAACGAGCGATTACTGAACGTACCAAAGCCATTCTGCCTGTACATTTGTATGGTCAACCAGCAGATATGGAACCGATTATGGAAATCGCGCGCCGTCATGGTTTGACAGTAATTGAAGATGCTGCCCAAGCTCATGGTGCAGAATACAAGGGACAGAGGGTAGGTAGTATTGGGGATATTGGCTGCTTTAGTTTTTACCCTGGTAAGAATTTAGGAGCTTATGGTGAAGGTGGGATGATTGTCACTAATAACCCCGAATACACCCACACCATGCAAATGTTACGCGACTGGGGTCAAGAACGCAGATATCACCATGTCCTCAAAGGTTATAACTACCGCATGGATGGTATCCAAGGGGCAATTTTACGGGTGAAATTACGCTATATCGAAGAGTGGACAGAAGCTAGAAGAACACACGCCGCCCAGTACAATCAACTTTTAGCCAATACTGGTTTAACTACACCTGTAGCCTTACCTCATAATCGCCATGTTTATCATGTCTATGCAGTGCGGACTTCCCAAAGGGAATGGCTACAGCAACAGCTAAATGCACAAGAAATTCAAACAGGGATTCATTACCCCATCCCAGTTCACCTACAAACAGCTTACTCTGATTTAGATTACAAACCAGGTGATTTTCCCCACTCAGAATTAGCCGCTAGAGAAGTGCTTTCCTTACCCATGTATGCTGAACTCACAGCTACACAGGTGAGCAAAGTAGCTAATAGTCTCCAAAACATTCTGCAGGGAGTGGCTGTTTAA
- a CDS encoding methionyl-tRNA formyltransferase — translation MVNVLLIGIGTTTLTALESLISQCHVQGIVRYPDTDDPVANLAQKANIPIFTDTSQTAIKVLILKFQPDCVVVSSYNQILPPALIELSTFINVHYSPLPQYRGRANVNWAIINDEPCAAISIHKISPDLDEGNIFFQQLIPIHRNDTVADLYDRLNEIQKQNLGEIVVKALNGYPGVQQNNAEATYSCTRLPEDGEINWSASTRSIDCLIRALVAPFPGAYTYFQGKKLTIWQAQPVDNPPVYVGRIPGRIINRSKTDGFVDVLNGDGVLRIFTVQLTGEEKTAAANIIKSVKTTLGLQTSDLLNRIQLLEAQINQLQENAK, via the coding sequence ATGGTCAATGTACTGCTAATTGGTATAGGTACCACTACTTTAACTGCCTTAGAGTCCTTAATTTCTCAGTGTCATGTTCAAGGAATAGTGCGTTATCCCGATACAGATGATCCTGTAGCTAATTTAGCTCAAAAAGCAAATATTCCCATATTTACAGATACCTCACAAACAGCAATTAAAGTACTAATTCTCAAATTTCAGCCAGATTGCGTGGTAGTTTCTTCTTATAATCAAATTCTGCCACCTGCACTGATTGAACTGTCTACATTCATCAATGTTCATTATTCTCCTTTGCCCCAATATCGAGGACGGGCTAATGTTAATTGGGCAATTATTAATGATGAACCTTGCGCGGCAATTAGCATTCATAAAATTTCACCTGATTTAGATGAAGGAAATATTTTCTTTCAACAGCTAATTCCCATTCATCGTAATGACACGGTAGCTGATTTGTATGACAGATTAAATGAAATTCAGAAGCAAAATTTAGGTGAGATAGTTGTTAAAGCCTTGAATGGTTACCCAGGAGTTCAGCAAAATAACGCTGAAGCTACTTATAGTTGTACTCGCCTACCTGAAGATGGTGAGATTAATTGGTCGGCTTCTACTAGAAGTATAGATTGTTTAATTCGGGCATTAGTTGCTCCTTTTCCTGGTGCTTACACATATTTTCAAGGAAAGAAACTCACAATTTGGCAAGCCCAGCCTGTAGATAATCCACCTGTTTATGTAGGACGCATACCCGGTAGAATTATCAATAGATCCAAAACAGATGGTTTTGTTGATGTGTTAAATGGTGATGGAGTGCTGAGAATTTTTACAGTTCAACTGACTGGAGAAGAAAAAACAGCAGCAGCTAATATCATTAAGTCTGTGAAAACTACTTTAGGCTTACAAACTTCTGATTTGCTAAATCGTATTCAACTTTTAGAAGCACAAATTAACCAATTACAAGAAAATGCAAAATAA
- a CDS encoding Gfo/Idh/MocA family protein: MGSNIKIGVIGYGYWGPNLVRNFSEIPGAEIKTVSDFKPELLAKVQARYPKINVTTDCRDIFTDPTIDAVAIATPVSTHFDLALAALKAGKHVLVEKPMTVSSEQALRLIDEAEKRNLVLMVDHTFVYTGAVRKMRDLVVTNALGDIYYYDSVRVNLGLFQHDVNVIWDLAVHDLSIMNYVLQSQPYAVSATGISHVPGEPENIAYLTLFFESNLIAHIHVNWLAPVKVRRTLIGGSQKMIVFDDLEPSEKLKVYDKGLILNGHTESVYQMLIGYRTGDMWSPQLDMTEALRTEGLHFINCIQTGDRPITDGEAGLRVVRILEAASQSLKQHGRLVELNLAEVAA; the protein is encoded by the coding sequence ATGGGAAGCAACATTAAAATTGGTGTCATTGGCTATGGTTATTGGGGCCCGAATTTAGTTAGAAATTTTTCGGAAATACCAGGAGCAGAAATCAAGACAGTCAGTGATTTTAAACCAGAATTACTGGCAAAGGTACAGGCAAGATATCCCAAAATTAACGTGACAACAGATTGTCGCGATATCTTCACAGATCCGACGATTGATGCGGTGGCGATCGCCACACCAGTCTCTACCCATTTTGATTTGGCTTTAGCTGCATTGAAAGCAGGAAAGCACGTACTGGTAGAAAAACCAATGACTGTCTCTTCTGAGCAAGCACTGCGTTTGATCGATGAGGCTGAAAAACGCAATCTGGTGCTGATGGTAGATCATACCTTTGTCTACACTGGTGCAGTCCGCAAGATGCGGGACTTAGTGGTGACAAATGCTTTAGGTGATATTTATTACTACGATTCTGTACGCGTTAACTTAGGGCTATTCCAGCATGATGTGAACGTGATTTGGGATTTGGCAGTACATGACCTATCAATTATGAACTATGTTCTGCAATCCCAACCTTATGCAGTGTCAGCAACAGGGATTAGCCATGTTCCTGGCGAACCAGAAAATATCGCTTATTTAACTCTGTTTTTTGAAAGCAACTTAATAGCCCACATTCATGTCAACTGGCTCGCACCCGTGAAAGTGCGCCGGACTCTGATTGGTGGTTCCCAAAAGATGATCGTGTTTGATGATTTAGAACCTAGTGAAAAGCTGAAGGTATACGACAAAGGACTGATCCTCAACGGTCATACCGAAAGCGTTTACCAAATGCTAATTGGTTACCGCACAGGTGATATGTGGTCGCCGCAATTAGACATGACAGAAGCATTGCGAACCGAAGGCTTACATTTCATCAATTGTATCCAAACAGGCGATCGCCCCATTACTGATGGGGAAGCAGGACTGCGGGTAGTGAGAATTCTCGAAGCTGCAAGCCAGTCCCTCAAGCAACATGGCCGATTAGTTGAACTAAATTTAGCAGAGGTGGCAGCGTGA